One Gemmatimonadota bacterium genomic region harbors:
- a CDS encoding DUF4440 domain-containing protein codes for MKADTTLGLAALAAFLLAACAGGGPEDAGVDAAVSAFDDVARARVEAAVDSATRAFEAAERARDAEAVVGHFAPDFSIFNDGARVDYQEAAAGARDWFPTLRHFEPGWADLRVRALSPTLAISSFSFNDSIVDADGNITKATGPTSLVWELRGEEWLIIYADADHYTVP; via the coding sequence GTGAAGGCGGACACGACGCTGGGATTGGCGGCCCTCGCGGCGTTCTTGCTGGCGGCGTGCGCCGGAGGGGGCCCGGAGGACGCCGGGGTGGATGCCGCGGTGAGCGCCTTCGACGATGTGGCGCGCGCGCGCGTGGAGGCCGCGGTCGATTCGGCCACTCGAGCCTTCGAGGCCGCCGAGCGCGCCCGGGACGCGGAAGCGGTCGTCGGGCACTTCGCGCCCGACTTTTCGATTTTCAACGACGGGGCCCGGGTCGACTACCAAGAGGCTGCGGCGGGCGCGCGCGACTGGTTCCCGACGCTGCGCCACTTCGAGCCGGGCTGGGCGGACCTGCGGGTGCGCGCGCTGTCGCCCACGCTGGCGATCTCGTCGTTCAGCTTCAACGACTCCATCGTCGACGCCGACGGCAACATCACGAAGGCGACCGGCCCCACGTCGCTGGTTTGGGAGCTGAGGGGCGAGGAGTGGCTGATCATCTACGCCGACGCCGACCACTACACGGTGCCGTGA